One stretch of Shewanella sp. Arc9-LZ DNA includes these proteins:
- a CDS encoding 4-phosphoerythronate dehydrogenase, with translation MKIIADENMPYVDALFGYLGKIEYVNGRTLTAKQVEDADVLLVRSVTKVNAALIKNAHKLKFVGSATIGTDHIDVDYLSLRNIYFTNAPGCNATAVGEYAFIAMLELAQRFGESLAGKVVGIVGAGNTGTAAAKCMQAYGLKVLLCDPIKASQGDTREFVSLDTIIEQADIISLHVPITKDGEHKTWYLFDETRLNKLKPNTWLLNCCRGEVIDNRALIKFKQQRDDVKLVLDVWEGEPNPMTELVALAEFATPHIAGYSLEGKARGTFMLYQKWCELLDFPVKKSLESLLPAFQFNQIVNQGDLTESQLLKLSRLVYDLRDDDFSFRGCFSTATGFDLMRKNHTYRREYSAISLAQSVDYLSDGTINPPMLSALGFN, from the coding sequence ATGAAAATAATTGCCGATGAAAACATGCCTTATGTTGATGCCTTGTTTGGCTATTTAGGTAAGATTGAATATGTAAATGGCCGAACCTTGACGGCTAAACAAGTTGAAGATGCTGATGTGTTACTGGTGCGTTCGGTGACCAAAGTGAATGCTGCGTTAATTAAGAATGCGCATAAACTTAAATTTGTGGGTAGTGCGACAATTGGTACCGATCATATTGATGTTGATTATCTTTCGTTGCGCAATATTTATTTTACTAATGCCCCTGGGTGTAACGCGACTGCAGTAGGTGAGTATGCATTTATTGCCATGCTGGAGTTAGCGCAACGTTTCGGTGAGTCTCTAGCCGGTAAAGTGGTTGGGATTGTCGGCGCGGGTAATACCGGCACCGCAGCCGCGAAGTGTATGCAAGCTTATGGGCTAAAAGTATTGTTATGCGATCCCATTAAAGCATCGCAAGGTGATACCCGAGAGTTTGTGTCGCTAGACACTATTATTGAGCAAGCCGATATAATCAGTCTGCATGTGCCTATCACTAAAGACGGTGAGCACAAAACCTGGTACTTGTTTGATGAAACTCGACTGAATAAGCTAAAGCCCAATACTTGGTTACTAAATTGCTGTCGAGGCGAGGTTATTGACAACCGAGCGCTGATCAAGTTTAAACAACAACGTGATGATGTAAAGCTGGTACTTGACGTGTGGGAAGGTGAACCTAACCCAATGACCGAATTAGTCGCCTTGGCAGAGTTTGCTACGCCGCATATTGCAGGTTATAGCCTTGAAGGCAAAGCCCGTGGTACGTTTATGTTGTATCAAAAGTGGTGTGAGTTACTTGATTTTCCGGTGAAAAAATCATTAGAAAGTTTATTACCAGCATTTCAATTTAACCAAATTGTAAATCAAGGTGATTTAACTGAAAGCCAATTGCTGAAATTGTCGCGTTTGGTCTATGATTTGCGTGATGATGACTTTAGTTTTAGAGGTTGTTTTTCAACAGCGACAGGTTTTGATTTAATGCGTAAAAACCACACTTATCGTCGTGAATATAGTGCTATCTCGTTAGCTCAATCTGTGGACTATTTATCTGATGGTACGATTAACCCACCGATGTTGAGTGCTTTAGGCTTTAATTAA
- the fabB gene encoding beta-ketoacyl-ACP synthase I yields MKRVVITGMGVVSSIGNNKLEVTDSLKAGRSGITHSAQFEEMQLRSKVWGDIKMNPADHIDRKALRFMGDAAAYAYIAMQEAIADANLTEEQYSNFRVGLIAGTGGASSKNQVQAADTLREKGVKRVGPYIVPRIMSSTASACLATPFKIKGTSYSISSACATSAHCIGHAVELIQMGKQDMVFAGGAEEVDWTLTMGFDAMGALSTKYNDTPEKASRTYDADRDGFVISGGGGIVVVEELEHALARGAKIYAEIVGYGATSDGYDMVAPSGEGAVRCMQMALADVDTPVDYINTHGTSTPVGDMRELEALREVFGDNMPPIASTKSMTGHALGAAGVHEAIYSLIMMEDSFIAPSINIDNLDEKATGMPVVREMRKAELNTIMSNSFGFGGTNATLVMRKYKA; encoded by the coding sequence ATGAAAAGAGTCGTGATCACCGGAATGGGTGTTGTTTCAAGTATCGGTAATAACAAGCTAGAAGTGACTGATTCACTTAAAGCGGGTCGTAGCGGTATTACTCACTCGGCACAGTTTGAAGAAATGCAATTACGTAGCAAAGTTTGGGGTGACATTAAAATGAACCCAGCTGATCATATCGATCGTAAAGCACTACGCTTTATGGGCGATGCTGCTGCATATGCTTACATTGCTATGCAGGAAGCGATTGCTGACGCTAACTTAACAGAAGAGCAATATTCTAATTTCCGTGTCGGCTTGATTGCTGGAACGGGTGGCGCATCTTCAAAAAACCAAGTTCAGGCTGCTGATACACTTCGTGAAAAAGGTGTTAAGCGTGTAGGCCCTTATATAGTGCCTCGTATTATGTCGAGTACTGCAAGTGCTTGCTTGGCGACACCATTTAAAATTAAAGGCACGAGCTATTCAATCAGTTCAGCTTGTGCCACTTCAGCTCATTGTATTGGCCATGCCGTTGAACTTATCCAAATGGGTAAGCAAGATATGGTTTTTGCTGGCGGTGCTGAAGAAGTCGATTGGACACTCACTATGGGCTTTGATGCTATGGGAGCACTATCGACTAAGTACAATGACACGCCTGAAAAAGCGTCTCGTACTTATGATGCCGATCGTGATGGTTTTGTTATTTCTGGCGGCGGCGGTATCGTTGTTGTTGAAGAATTAGAACATGCCTTAGCACGTGGTGCGAAGATTTATGCTGAGATTGTTGGTTATGGTGCCACATCTGATGGCTACGACATGGTTGCTCCGTCTGGAGAAGGTGCCGTACGTTGTATGCAGATGGCATTAGCTGATGTCGATACACCAGTTGATTACATCAACACTCATGGTACTTCTACTCCTGTAGGTGACATGCGTGAACTTGAAGCATTGCGCGAAGTGTTTGGCGATAACATGCCTCCTATCGCATCAACTAAATCAATGACAGGCCATGCTTTAGGTGCTGCGGGTGTTCATGAAGCGATTTACAGCTTAATCATGATGGAAGACAGTTTTATTGCTCCAAGCATTAACATTGACAACCTAGATGAAAAAGCAACTGGCATGCCAGTAGTTCGTGAAATGCGCAAAGCAGAATTGAACACCATCATGAGCAATAGCTTTGGTTTTGGTGGCACTAACGCAACGTTAGTCATGCGTAAATATAAAGCATAA
- the mnmC gene encoding FAD-dependent 5-carboxymethylaminomethyl-2-thiouridine(34) oxidoreductase MnmC, with protein sequence MNKTPLLSVSPNLHELHICELLGNNVNQNSRYLHIFKQYIAEVLQSGDDKIAATNTQPHLLTLGQLGFGDGHEIILLLAALQEANLQNPLKQQKTRIHISVFEQSPVNRKQLEYKWQQQGLLNSDHHLFDFTQALLNGEIAAIEGCQRLGLLQNQLIIDLYQGSPLAQAKVVATPSKQRITHWFALPHTNQEAYSDHYFNQSSLWQYGRLSVDNATFLAASTNDTDVAPAIKKQLALCGFLSTTSSKSNDDIAIAERNALRQQLQQQFAYNPLPPLHSNNNSPIAIIGGGIASASLALSLAERGKDVIIYCKDDTLGQGASGNKQGAIYPLLTPENGSLSQFFQQAFLYSRRRIQALVDNGYEIGHECCGVLHTGFDQRSQTRLDKIIDGQAWPTEIAFAVSPNQATRLANVEIDKSGFYYPLGGWACPFEFAQASIAKAQTLTKVRVIYNSDISSLESHSSGWQLFSAGNNTPIATHEQVVIASGAQLTQYKQTKNLQITGFRGQVSHVPPQGELAQLNTVICANGYLTPQHNQLHCVGASYVKDPQHLDFCPIEQHENSQKMQQSFPNSNWPNDIDVSNNDARVGVRMVSRDHFPVMGCAPDVEALFTRYAVQQQSKDKPSLWQRYWQITPAPIYDGLYVLGGLGSRGLSSGPLVAECLAANLCGELSPLSIELQALLSPNRMWLRKLLKGKALM encoded by the coding sequence TTGAATAAAACACCTTTATTATCTGTATCCCCGAATTTACACGAGTTGCATATTTGTGAATTACTGGGCAACAACGTCAATCAAAATAGCCGATATCTCCATATTTTTAAGCAGTATATCGCCGAAGTATTGCAAAGCGGTGACGATAAAATAGCAGCCACAAATACTCAACCACATTTATTAACGCTAGGCCAACTCGGTTTTGGCGATGGCCACGAAATAATACTATTACTGGCAGCCTTGCAAGAGGCTAACCTGCAAAACCCTTTGAAACAGCAAAAAACTCGAATTCACATCAGTGTATTTGAACAAAGCCCAGTAAATCGTAAGCAACTAGAATACAAATGGCAACAACAAGGGCTACTTAATTCAGACCATCATTTATTCGATTTTACCCAAGCACTACTCAATGGTGAAATTGCAGCCATCGAAGGTTGTCAGCGGCTAGGCCTACTTCAAAACCAACTTATCATAGACCTGTATCAAGGCTCGCCACTAGCGCAAGCCAAAGTCGTTGCCACGCCTAGTAAACAAAGGATAACACATTGGTTTGCCCTACCCCATACGAACCAAGAGGCTTATTCAGATCATTATTTTAATCAAAGTTCACTTTGGCAATATGGTCGGCTCAGTGTTGATAATGCAACATTTTTAGCAGCCAGCACAAATGATACCGATGTCGCTCCGGCTATCAAAAAGCAACTAGCACTATGCGGTTTTTTATCAACCACATCATCAAAATCCAATGATGACATTGCTATAGCAGAACGTAACGCACTAAGACAACAACTACAGCAACAGTTTGCTTATAACCCATTGCCACCGTTACATTCTAATAACAACAGCCCTATAGCTATTATAGGGGGCGGTATCGCTTCTGCAAGTCTTGCTTTATCTCTGGCTGAGCGCGGCAAAGATGTGATTATTTATTGCAAAGATGACACATTAGGACAAGGCGCATCTGGTAACAAACAAGGTGCCATTTATCCCTTACTTACGCCAGAAAATGGATCGCTAAGCCAATTTTTCCAACAAGCCTTCCTATACAGTCGACGCAGAATTCAGGCATTAGTTGATAATGGATATGAAATAGGACATGAGTGTTGCGGTGTATTACATACAGGTTTCGATCAACGTAGCCAAACAAGATTGGATAAAATTATTGATGGCCAAGCATGGCCAACTGAAATTGCTTTTGCAGTAAGTCCAAACCAAGCCACACGACTTGCTAACGTCGAGATTGATAAATCTGGCTTTTACTACCCATTAGGAGGCTGGGCTTGTCCGTTTGAATTCGCACAAGCTAGCATTGCCAAAGCACAAACATTAACCAAGGTTCGCGTTATTTATAATAGCGATATTAGCTCACTTGAATCACACTCATCAGGCTGGCAACTGTTTAGTGCCGGGAATAATACCCCTATAGCAACCCACGAACAGGTCGTCATCGCCTCTGGAGCTCAACTTACCCAGTATAAACAGACAAAAAACCTGCAAATCACTGGTTTTAGAGGTCAAGTTAGCCATGTACCGCCACAAGGTGAACTGGCACAACTTAATACTGTTATCTGCGCCAATGGTTATTTAACGCCACAACATAACCAACTGCATTGCGTTGGAGCAAGTTATGTAAAAGACCCACAGCATCTTGATTTTTGCCCGATAGAGCAGCATGAAAACAGCCAAAAAATGCAACAAAGCTTTCCAAATTCAAACTGGCCTAACGATATTGATGTTTCAAACAATGACGCCAGAGTCGGCGTAAGGATGGTCAGTCGCGATCACTTCCCAGTAATGGGTTGCGCACCTGATGTTGAAGCGTTATTTACACGCTATGCTGTTCAGCAGCAATCGAAAGACAAACCCAGTCTATGGCAGCGTTATTGGCAAATAACACCAGCACCAATTTATGACGGATTATATGTGTTAGGAGGACTAGGCTCACGCGGCCTAAGCTCAGGTCCGCTAGTTGCCGAATGCTTAGCAGCAAACCTATGCGGTGAACTGTCACCATTAAGCATAGAGCTACAAGCACTGCTTAGCCCCAACAGAATGTGGCTGCGTAAACTGCTTAAAGGAAAAGCGTTGATGTGA
- the megL gene encoding methionine gamma-lyase yields the protein MQDNNQGKWNLATLAIHGGHQREAFGSLTTPLYQTATFVFDTAEQGGARFAGEEPGYIYTRLGNPTTGELERKMALLEGAEDAAATASGMAAVSSALLTHLHAGDHLIASKAVYGCTFALMTTQLTRLGITSTLVDFSDIAAIEAAIKPNTKVLFCETPVNPHLQVFDLAAMAKVAKAHNLVSIVDNTFMTPLLQQPLALGIDMVIHSATKYLNGHGDVIAGIVCGNAEHMHRLKYEILKDFGGVISPHDAWLILRGLKTLDVRLTRHCDNAEVLAEFLDKHPKFSQVFYPGLEHHQGHRFIGNQMKRAGGVIAFELAGDKQDAINFVNRLKLFTIAVSLGDAESLIQHPASMTHSPYTPEARLAAGITDNLLRISVGLENVEDLIADIEQALA from the coding sequence ATGCAAGATAACAATCAGGGTAAATGGAACTTAGCCACATTAGCCATTCATGGCGGACATCAACGCGAAGCCTTTGGCTCACTCACCACACCTTTGTATCAAACTGCCACCTTTGTATTTGATACAGCCGAGCAGGGCGGAGCACGTTTTGCCGGAGAAGAACCGGGTTATATTTATACTCGTCTCGGTAACCCAACCACCGGAGAGCTTGAGCGTAAAATGGCGCTGCTAGAAGGCGCAGAAGACGCAGCTGCAACCGCATCTGGCATGGCGGCAGTATCAAGTGCATTATTAACTCATTTGCATGCAGGCGATCACTTAATCGCATCAAAAGCTGTTTATGGTTGTACCTTCGCGCTGATGACCACTCAGCTAACCCGCTTAGGCATTACATCAACATTGGTCGATTTTTCCGACATAGCTGCAATCGAAGCCGCCATCAAACCAAACACCAAAGTGTTGTTTTGCGAAACACCAGTAAATCCACATTTACAAGTATTCGATCTTGCTGCTATGGCCAAAGTAGCTAAAGCACATAATCTAGTTTCAATCGTCGACAACACCTTTATGACACCACTATTGCAGCAACCACTAGCGTTAGGCATTGACATGGTGATCCACAGTGCCACCAAGTATTTAAATGGCCACGGTGATGTTATCGCAGGTATTGTGTGCGGCAATGCAGAGCACATGCACAGATTGAAATACGAAATCCTAAAAGACTTCGGTGGCGTGATTTCACCTCACGATGCATGGTTAATTTTACGCGGTTTAAAAACCCTAGACGTACGGTTAACTCGTCACTGCGACAATGCAGAAGTGTTAGCTGAATTTTTAGATAAACACCCTAAATTCAGCCAGGTCTTTTACCCAGGCTTAGAACACCACCAAGGTCATCGTTTCATCGGCAACCAAATGAAGCGCGCTGGCGGTGTCATCGCATTCGAATTGGCGGGTGATAAGCAAGACGCAATCAACTTTGTTAATCGTTTAAAGTTATTCACTATCGCCGTAAGCTTAGGTGACGCAGAATCGCTGATCCAACACCCTGCATCAATGACCCATTCCCCTTACACCCCAGAAGCCCGACTAGCTGCAGGCATTACCGACAACTTACTGCGTATCTCAGTCGGATTAGAGAATGTAGAAGATCTTATCGCGGATATAGAACAAGCGTTAGCTTAA
- the oleD gene encoding 2-alkyl-3-oxoalkanoate reductase: protein MKLTDLHPLEQAALKQLALSVNKVFVTGAGGFLGFAICQRLLAVGIEVVGFARGYYPKLVELGVDMRQGDISDFDTVKQAMQDCDLVFHVASKAGVWGSKQSYYSPNVDGANNIINACKALNIQRLVYTSTPSVTFAGRDENGINESAPYAAEYLNYYGESKAIAEQNVLAANSAQLRTTALRPHLIWGPNDPHLVPRVIERAKAGRLKLVGNEDKLVDTIYVDNAAYAHILAAVDLIADAKCAGKAYFLSNDQPITMADMLNRILACVDLPPVTKRVPTRVAYTAGVVLEFVYGLFNKQQEPIMTRFVARQLSTSHYFDIGAAKQDLGYQPLVSIDQGMLKLKQSLSN from the coding sequence ATGAAGCTGACAGACTTACATCCCCTAGAGCAAGCCGCACTTAAACAATTAGCGCTATCGGTCAACAAAGTGTTTGTGACCGGTGCAGGCGGCTTTTTAGGGTTTGCTATTTGTCAGCGTTTATTGGCCGTAGGTATTGAGGTGGTGGGTTTTGCTAGAGGATATTATCCTAAGCTTGTTGAGCTTGGTGTTGATATGCGTCAAGGTGATATCAGCGACTTTGACACGGTAAAACAGGCAATGCAAGATTGTGATTTAGTGTTTCATGTAGCATCAAAGGCAGGCGTGTGGGGTAGTAAGCAAAGTTATTACTCGCCTAATGTTGATGGCGCAAATAATATTATTAATGCCTGTAAAGCGCTTAATATACAACGTTTAGTGTACACCAGTACTCCAAGCGTAACCTTTGCAGGACGAGACGAAAACGGCATTAATGAGTCAGCACCTTACGCTGCTGAGTACCTCAATTATTATGGTGAGTCTAAAGCTATTGCCGAACAAAACGTGCTTGCCGCTAATTCTGCTCAACTTCGAACTACCGCCTTACGGCCACATTTAATTTGGGGGCCAAACGATCCTCACCTGGTACCTCGAGTGATTGAACGTGCTAAAGCAGGGCGATTAAAGCTAGTGGGAAATGAAGATAAACTGGTCGATACCATTTATGTTGATAACGCCGCCTACGCCCATATTTTGGCTGCAGTAGACTTAATAGCAGACGCTAAATGCGCCGGTAAAGCGTATTTTTTAAGTAATGATCAACCTATTACCATGGCAGACATGCTTAATCGCATTTTAGCGTGTGTCGACTTACCGCCCGTGACCAAACGTGTACCAACGCGTGTCGCTTACACCGCAGGTGTTGTACTTGAATTTGTTTATGGTTTGTTTAATAAACAGCAAGAGCCCATTATGACTCGCTTTGTAGCAAGGCAACTGTCGACCAGCCATTACTTTGACATTGGCGCAGCAAAACAAGACTTAGGCTACCAGCCGCTGGTGAGTATCGACCAAGGAATGCTTAAACTGAAGCAATCTTTGTCGAACTAA
- the oleC gene encoding olefin beta-lactone synthetase — translation MTKTSTLANANICQHLKTAAQTMPAGLAVAVQHAKQGKFSYQEIDFVTLHQQSDMIAKGLIQYGIKRGMKAVLMVTPSIEFFSLTFALFKAGIIPILVDPGMGIKNLKQCFAESQPDAFIGIPKAHIARRVLGWGKSSVKQVINVGGSGIERWLTNATSLETITEIGRNEAYPFEMALLKPDDMAAILFTSGSTGTPKGVVYSHAMFEAQISALKHDYGIAPGERDLATFPLFSLFGPALGMASIVPDMDASKPITANPAHLFAAIDQYQCSNMFVNPALLERLGLAGEQSQHKLTSVKRVISAGAPATISSIKRFSNMLNPQVEVLNSYGATESLPISMIGSHALFNTSQQTDQGKGICVGKPISSVSVDIIAITDKPQPLWVDVKKLVANEIGEIVVSGPMVSQAYYQRQHATELAKIHDGEHVKHRMGDVGYLDDNGLLWMCGRKGHIVDATRGKQKLKRFYTLPCERVFNTHTQVKRSAIVGVNVGGDVVPVMCIELQKDIVCSTAKALYQELIELAEQYPHTQGIGRFLIHPDFPVDVRHNAKIFREKLAVWAQKQWKE, via the coding sequence ATGACCAAAACCTCTACACTTGCTAATGCCAATATCTGTCAGCACCTTAAAACGGCTGCGCAAACTATGCCTGCCGGTCTTGCAGTTGCTGTGCAGCACGCTAAGCAAGGTAAATTCAGTTATCAAGAAATCGACTTTGTGACCTTACACCAACAATCGGACATGATTGCTAAAGGGCTCATTCAGTACGGTATCAAGCGCGGCATGAAAGCCGTGTTAATGGTCACCCCAAGCATTGAGTTTTTCTCGTTAACATTTGCCTTGTTCAAAGCAGGTATTATCCCCATTTTAGTTGACCCAGGTATGGGCATCAAAAATCTTAAACAGTGTTTTGCAGAGTCGCAACCAGATGCCTTTATCGGCATACCTAAAGCGCATATTGCTAGGCGGGTGCTTGGGTGGGGCAAAAGCAGTGTTAAACAGGTAATTAATGTCGGTGGTTCAGGCATTGAACGTTGGTTAACAAATGCCACAAGTTTAGAAACTATTACCGAAATAGGCCGAAATGAGGCTTATCCTTTTGAAATGGCCCTGCTAAAGCCAGATGATATGGCCGCTATTTTGTTTACCAGTGGTAGCACCGGTACTCCCAAAGGCGTGGTGTACAGCCATGCCATGTTTGAAGCGCAAATAAGCGCACTTAAACACGATTACGGTATTGCACCTGGCGAGCGAGACTTAGCGACTTTTCCGCTGTTTTCATTATTTGGCCCTGCATTAGGCATGGCATCCATTGTGCCAGACATGGATGCGAGTAAACCAATCACCGCCAACCCTGCGCATTTGTTTGCCGCAATCGATCAATATCAATGCAGCAACATGTTTGTTAATCCTGCCTTGTTAGAGCGATTAGGTCTAGCTGGTGAGCAGAGCCAACATAAACTCACTAGCGTTAAGCGAGTGATATCAGCGGGTGCTCCGGCAACGATTAGCTCAATCAAGCGCTTTAGCAACATGCTTAACCCACAAGTTGAAGTGCTTAACTCTTATGGTGCGACAGAGTCGTTACCCATCAGTATGATTGGTAGCCACGCGTTATTTAATACCAGTCAACAGACCGATCAAGGTAAAGGCATTTGTGTCGGTAAACCGATATCGTCGGTGAGCGTTGATATTATTGCGATTACAGATAAGCCTCAACCTCTTTGGGTCGATGTTAAAAAACTTGTCGCTAACGAAATTGGCGAAATTGTCGTGAGCGGCCCAATGGTTAGCCAAGCCTATTATCAACGTCAACATGCCACTGAATTAGCTAAAATACACGACGGTGAACACGTTAAGCACCGCATGGGAGATGTGGGTTATCTTGATGATAATGGCTTATTGTGGATGTGTGGTCGTAAAGGCCATATTGTTGATGCCACGCGCGGTAAGCAAAAATTAAAGCGCTTTTATACACTGCCCTGTGAGCGAGTGTTTAATACTCATACTCAAGTCAAACGTTCTGCCATTGTTGGCGTTAATGTGGGTGGGGACGTTGTGCCAGTTATGTGTATCGAATTGCAAAAAGATATTGTTTGCTCAACGGCTAAAGCCCTTTATCAAGAGTTAATAGAATTAGCCGAGCAGTATCCACATACGCAAGGTATTGGTCGTTTTTTAATTCATCCCGACTTCCCTGTAGATGTACGCCATAATGCTAAAATCTTCAGAGAAAAGCTCGCTGTTTGGGCACAAAAGCAGTGGAAAGAATAA
- a CDS encoding alpha/beta fold hydrolase has protein sequence MLDNLLPFKSHYLDRNGNKLHYINEGQGEPVVMVHGNPSWSYYYRNLVSALSDQHQCIVPDHIGCGLSDKPDDPQYDYTLKNRIDDLEALLDSLDVKQHITLVVHDWGGMIGMGFAARHPERIKRIVCLNTAAFHLPKTKPFPWALWICRETLLGTLLVRGLNAFSSAASYVGVKRKPMSKEVREAYVAPFDSWKNRISTLRFVQDIPLKPGDRNYDLVTSIGDSLSEFADVPTLICFGLQDFVFDKYFLEEWRQRMPHATVHEFADCGHYILEDASDEVIGLIKDFIAKN, from the coding sequence ATGCTAGACAACTTACTGCCATTTAAAAGTCATTATTTAGACCGTAACGGCAATAAACTACATTACATAAACGAAGGCCAAGGCGAGCCAGTCGTTATGGTGCACGGTAATCCTAGTTGGAGTTACTACTACCGTAATTTAGTTAGCGCGTTGAGCGATCAGCATCAGTGTATTGTGCCAGACCATATTGGTTGCGGCTTATCAGACAAACCCGATGATCCACAATACGATTACACCCTAAAAAACCGTATTGATGATTTAGAAGCCTTGCTAGACAGCCTTGATGTAAAACAACACATCACCCTCGTGGTACACGACTGGGGCGGTATGATTGGAATGGGCTTTGCGGCTCGTCATCCTGAGCGTATTAAACGCATTGTGTGTTTAAACACTGCCGCGTTTCATCTTCCTAAAACCAAACCGTTTCCTTGGGCATTATGGATTTGCCGCGAAACCTTACTCGGCACCTTGTTAGTCCGTGGTTTAAATGCATTTTCATCAGCAGCCTCGTATGTGGGTGTTAAACGTAAACCCATGTCTAAAGAAGTGCGTGAAGCTTATGTAGCGCCATTTGATTCTTGGAAAAACCGTATTTCGACACTACGCTTTGTCCAAGACATTCCACTCAAACCTGGCGACAGAAACTACGACTTAGTGACTAGCATTGGCGATAGCTTAAGCGAGTTTGCTGACGTACCGACGTTGATTTGTTTTGGTTTACAAGATTTTGTGTTTGATAAGTATTTTTTAGAAGAATGGCGACAGCGAATGCCTCACGCCACGGTGCACGAGTTTGCTGACTGCGGTCATTACATTCTTGAAGATGCCAGCGACGAAGTGATTGGCTTAATTAAAGACTTTATCGCAAAAAATTAA
- a CDS encoding 3-oxoacyl-ACP synthase III, with translation MKYSRVFINSLAYELAPQVVSSSDLESRLAPLYQKFRIPMGQLAALTGITERRWWPKGHRLSDGAIAAARKAVNETGINVSDLGAVVYTGVCRDQHEPATACRIAAELGVSKDTAIYDISNACLGVLSGILDIANRIELGQIKAGMVVSCESARDIVDATIDHMLAEPTMQNFAQSLATLTGGSGAVAVILTDGTLPLTTTRQHQLLGASHLSAPEHHQLCQWGLQEAGHLLYREFMRTDAVTLLKEGVELAKHTWEHFLEQRDWVVEQVDKVICHQVGASNRRQVLNALNIPHEKEYPTYQTLGNMGTVSLPVTAAIAHDEGFLRVGDQVSFLGIGSGLNCMMLGIKW, from the coding sequence ATGAAATATTCACGCGTCTTTATCAATAGTCTGGCTTATGAGCTAGCACCCCAAGTAGTGTCGAGTAGCGATTTAGAATCTCGCTTGGCCCCGCTTTATCAAAAGTTTCGTATTCCTATGGGGCAACTTGCCGCATTAACCGGAATTACCGAGCGTCGTTGGTGGCCTAAAGGTCATCGTTTATCAGACGGCGCTATTGCTGCTGCACGTAAAGCCGTGAATGAAACCGGTATTAATGTCAGCGACTTAGGTGCTGTGGTTTACACGGGTGTGTGCCGTGACCAACACGAACCAGCAACCGCTTGCCGTATTGCTGCCGAACTTGGCGTGTCTAAAGACACAGCCATTTACGACATCAGCAATGCTTGTTTAGGGGTGTTGTCGGGTATTTTAGATATTGCCAATCGTATTGAACTTGGGCAAATCAAAGCCGGCATGGTTGTGTCGTGCGAATCTGCACGAGATATCGTTGATGCCACCATCGATCACATGCTAGCCGAACCGACAATGCAGAATTTTGCTCAGTCATTGGCTACGTTAACCGGTGGTTCAGGTGCGGTAGCAGTCATTTTAACCGATGGCACTTTGCCACTCACCACCACGCGTCAGCATCAGTTATTAGGCGCCAGTCATTTGTCTGCACCAGAGCACCACCAATTGTGTCAGTGGGGCCTACAAGAAGCAGGGCACTTATTGTATCGCGAGTTTATGCGTACCGATGCAGTTACCTTGCTCAAAGAAGGCGTAGAGCTTGCTAAGCACACTTGGGAGCATTTCCTAGAGCAGCGTGATTGGGTTGTTGAGCAAGTTGATAAAGTGATTTGTCACCAAGTGGGCGCATCAAACCGCCGACAAGTGCTAAATGCATTAAACATCCCCCACGAAAAAGAATATCCCACCTATCAAACCTTAGGCAACATGGGCACGGTTTCATTACCGGTTACTGCTGCAATTGCCCACGATGAAGGTTTTTTACGTGTTGGCGACCAAGTCAGCTTTTTAGGGATAGGCAGTGGTTTGAACTGCATGATGTTAGGAATTAAGTGGTAA